The DNA segment CGCCTTTGTAATGTTCGCAATTTTATTGATTCTGCTGCAACAACAGCAGCCAACTCTTCGTGACGATCAAATCGCTCTTGATAAGCACCAGAAAGACGTACCAAACTAACTCCACTGAGGATTATCAAACCTACTTTGACTGTCAAAGCAAGAACACTGCACTGAAGCTCACGACGATCTGCTTGCAGCTGAATGTCAGTAACCACGTGTGCAGTGTCAGGCTGAGACATTGATCAAATTCAAAGTTAAACGCGGACAACGGTTTAAAACCTGTTACCCGTTTATATAACGCGGCCAGATCTAGTGCCAAACCTGTAATGGTCAATCAAATTAGGTATTGCTGATGCGTTTAATGGCTATTACTACTCAGGCACGGTACAAACTCACAGAAAGACGCAAAGCCAATACGGCAGCGTGGGCGGCAACCACGAGAGCAATAAAGATTTCAGCAGCAGAAAGGGCGGAGGCCATAGATGAGAGAACATCTAAACAACACTCCCATTCTTCTTCCTTGGGGCCGTTACAGGCCATCATTCGCAAAAGCCTGTCACACCAACTCATGGATCCGATTGTAATCGATGCAACATCAATTCGTCATCTTGATCTCAGTCCACTTCGGATTTGTACCGATCAGTCACTCAACTCATTGCTAGACCAAGGTCCAATTCTCGAGCTCAATTTCCACTGGCCCAGAGACGCAAGAGACCCACGGGAATTAGCGGAATGCCCAGAACCTCGTCTCTGGGCGTTGCGTGCTGATGCGCGTTATCCCTGGTTACCTCTTATACTGGAGCGTGACCGAGGTAGCTTGATTCGCCACGTTGCAATGGTAGTTTCGCATACCTTTAACCGCAGCGAAGGGCTGCGATTTGATCCCCAAGCACTCGATCTTTGGCTTACACATCGTCTGATGCAACTCGACGAGCTTTGCAACGAGAAGCTTAATCGACCTATGCGAGGTAATCTCTCGCAGATGGCAGTCGCCCTCGGTTACGAGCTCAACGACAGCTTTTGGGCCCTGTTGAACTAAAAGCAACCCAGCTCAACCAAAATTGGATAACGCAGTGATAACCATCAACTGCTAGCATGATAGTCAAATATCAAACCTAAATGGTACGAGCATCAAAGCAACCGACCATTCACGGCTTTGCCACAGCAGCTACCCAACCCAGTAACAGCCCTAATCGGGAGCTTGTAGCAACCTTTATGCATAAACTATTGATGAGGCAGCGCTTAGGAGAGCAGAGCACAGCTGAAGTGTTGATCTGAACAGCTTGGCTAACTCAAGTAGATATCAATCCAATTAACAAATGAGATCCATGACCAATTCTTTTTCAGAGCCAAGTATTCCGGCAATCCTATTAGCAGTG comes from the Synechococcus sp. M16CYN genome and includes:
- a CDS encoding CRR6 family NdhI maturation factor — translated: MDPIVIDATSIRHLDLSPLRICTDQSLNSLLDQGPILELNFHWPRDARDPRELAECPEPRLWALRADARYPWLPLILERDRGSLIRHVAMVVSHTFNRSEGLRFDPQALDLWLTHRLMQLDELCNEKLNRPMRGNLSQMAVALGYELNDSFWALLN
- the psaM gene encoding photosystem I reaction center subunit XII; its protein translation is MASALSAAEIFIALVVAAHAAVLALRLSVSLYRA